In Nitratireductor basaltis, the following are encoded in one genomic region:
- the dgoD gene encoding galactonate dehydratase gives MQITAIRAFVCNAEMRNWVFVRVDTDVPGLFGWGEATLEWKTRAVVGAIEDLEPLLIGQDPRDIEQCFQIMTRHGFWRMGVLGMSAISGIEIALWDILGKSLDTPVWRLLGGKVRDRLRTYTHLGLGNMNSVYETEGVDEFAEKGAAVVAAGYTAVKVVSIPYCHYIAPTRLIDQVGASMDALRAAVGPDIDIMVDFHGRPASLSLARDFLKALEPGRPLFAEEPVPPEQGDNLAELTRTSSVTIAAGERLIGRGAFEDAVRKRAFHIAQPDICHVGGLGEAKKVAAICETAGIGVAPHNPLGPIAGIAALHFGVSTPNHIIQEEMVGAVPWYDDVVTWPIVRRAGYWDLPEKPGLGLEVNEAELARHPFKQEVLHTRNAVLPDGTIVDW, from the coding sequence GTGCAAATTACAGCCATCCGGGCATTCGTGTGCAATGCCGAGATGAGAAACTGGGTTTTCGTCCGCGTGGACACCGATGTCCCTGGCCTCTTTGGCTGGGGCGAAGCGACACTTGAATGGAAAACCCGAGCTGTCGTTGGTGCGATCGAAGACCTCGAGCCGCTCCTGATCGGACAGGATCCGCGGGACATCGAGCAGTGTTTCCAGATCATGACGCGCCACGGCTTCTGGCGGATGGGTGTCCTTGGAATGTCGGCCATCAGCGGCATAGAAATCGCCCTGTGGGACATTCTCGGCAAGTCGCTCGATACGCCTGTCTGGCGACTGCTCGGGGGGAAAGTCAGAGACCGGCTGCGGACCTATACCCATCTCGGATTGGGCAACATGAATTCGGTCTACGAGACCGAAGGAGTTGATGAATTCGCCGAGAAAGGTGCTGCAGTGGTGGCTGCGGGATACACCGCGGTGAAGGTCGTCTCCATTCCCTATTGCCACTATATCGCTCCAACCCGGCTGATAGATCAGGTGGGTGCCTCTATGGACGCGCTGCGCGCAGCCGTCGGACCGGATATCGACATCATGGTCGACTTCCATGGTCGACCCGCTTCGCTTTCACTGGCGCGCGATTTCCTGAAGGCGCTGGAACCCGGTCGTCCGCTTTTTGCAGAGGAGCCGGTACCCCCGGAGCAGGGGGATAATCTGGCCGAGCTTACACGCACCTCATCCGTGACCATTGCCGCAGGCGAGCGGCTGATCGGGCGCGGCGCATTCGAAGATGCCGTTCGCAAACGCGCCTTCCACATCGCTCAGCCCGACATCTGTCATGTCGGTGGGCTTGGCGAGGCGAAGAAGGTTGCTGCCATCTGCGAGACCGCGGGGATTGGTGTCGCTCCACATAATCCGCTTGGGCCGATCGCGGGTATTGCAGCCCTACATTTCGGCGTATCGACGCCAAACCACATCATCCAGGAAGAAATGGTTGGCGCTGTTCCCTGGTATGATGACGTGGTCACATGGCCGATTGTGCGCAGGGCCGGCTACTGGGACCTGCCCGAGAAGCCGGGTCTCGGCCTGGAAGTGAACGAAGCTGAGCTGGCGCGCCATCCCTTCAAGCAGGAAGTCTTGCATACACGCAATGCCGTCCTTCCTGATGGCACGATCGTGGATTGGTGA